The genomic window CCGAAAAATACATAGGCATAACCATAGACAAGGAAGACTACGAGTTTATCAGAGAGAAAACAGAAGGCTTTTATAGAAAATACTCAGACCTCTTTGAAAAACGCATAAAAGAGGGACGCATCAGGGACGGACATGGAGATATAAGGCTTGAACATGTGGCTTTTTTAGAGGAAGGTATCTGTGTTTTTGACTGTATTGAGTTTAATGACAGGTTTAGGTGCGGTGATGTGATAAACGATATGTGCTTTCTCTCTATGGAGCTTGAGCTTGTAGGAAGAAGAGACCTATCTCAAGTCTATGAAGAAGAATACAAGAAAATAACGCAGGATGAAGAGTTTGACCTCTTTTTGCCCTTTTTCAAATGCTACAGGGCTTATGTGAGAGGAAAGGTAAACAGCTTTTTGCTTGACGACCCTCATTATGAGAAAAAGGAAGAAGCTAAGGAGTTAGCCAGTAGGCTTTTTAAGCTTAGCAGGTCTTACGCAGAAACTATACCCTAATCAAGCCATCTTAGGGTTATCTCAAAGCCTTCTCTATCCTTTGGCTTTTTCTTTATTTTTGGCTTTTTTGAACCTTTCCCAGGAGTATCCCAGTCGTAGTAGGCAACGATTATCTCGTTCCTCGGGTCGATAACCCTTGCCCTTTCAAAGTAAACTACTGCGTCATCATCCCTACCCATATATAAAAGGGTTAAGCCTATAGTGGCGTTTACTCTTGCCTGCCAACCCCTATCTGGTGAATATCTTAAGGCAAGAAAAAACCTGTCGTATGCCCTGCTGTAGTATCCACACATGCCCTCCGCAA from Hydrogenobacter sp. T-8 includes these protein-coding regions:
- a CDS encoding gluconokinase; amino-acid sequence: MIEQLSKSLNAEVLQTHTSWVLLLEKVVYKIKKPVNFGFLDYSTLEKRLENCKKELELNRRLCGWVYMDVVPISYVDGEYRIEDPSNPVEYAVKMRRIPEERLLKNMLSKVSQEDMKELARHIANFHAKAERRDEFGRLEVMKFNTDENFLQTEKYIGITIDKEDYEFIREKTEGFYRKYSDLFEKRIKEGRIRDGHGDIRLEHVAFLEEGICVFDCIEFNDRFRCGDVINDMCFLSMELELVGRRDLSQVYEEEYKKITQDEEFDLFLPFFKCYRAYVRGKVNSFLLDDPHYEKKEEAKELASRLFKLSRSYAETIP
- a CDS encoding tetratricopeptide repeat protein gives rise to the protein MKFKIITLTFLFAFACAEKTTVLVGDTPPPSRPPGLIVASDKALENGKKHLRKGNCGKAIKEFEKALEKNPNNFEALYWLGVAEGMCGYYSRAYDRFFLALRYSPDRGWQARVNATIGLTLLYMGRDDDAVVYFERARVIDPRNEIIVAYYDWDTPGKGSKKPKIKKKPKDREGFEITLRWLD